The nucleotide sequence GGGTCAGCTCGTCGAGCACGACGACGAGGACGTACGAGTGGCGGCGGTGAAAGCGCTCGCGGCCGGGTGGGCCGGTGACGCTGACGTGCTGCCGCTGGTCTACGGATGCGTCCTCAGCGATCCATCCGAGGACATACAGTGTGATGCAGTCCGAGCGGTCGCCGACGGGTGGTCCGACGACCCGCGGACGCTGCCGTGGCTGCGTGAGTCCGCGACTGTTGACAGCAACTGGGTCGTCCGGGCCACTGCCGTGGAGGTCCTGGCGGAGCGCTGGCCTGCGGACCCACGCACCCTGCCGTTGTTGCGTCGCCGTGCCATCCATGACGAGGTCATGTGGGTGCGGTCGGCCGCGGTCAAGGCTGTCGCGACGGCCGGTGCCATCCATCCGGACACCCTGCCATGGTTGTGTGCCCGAGGCGCCGAGGACCGCAGCTCCGAGGTTCGCAGCGCGGCGGTGCTCGCGGTCGCGTCCGGCTGGCTGGAGGACGCGGGCACCTTGCCGTGGCTGCGTGAGCGCGCCGCCGACGAGGCCAACGACGTGCGGAAGGCCGCGATCGAGGCGATCGGCCTCGGATGGGCGGGAGATCCCCGGTTGTTGCCGTGGTTGCGCCAGGTCGCCGACACCGACCCGGACACGTCGGTCCGGACAGCGGCACTGCGGACTATCGCTGACGGCTGGAGCACCGACCCGGACAGCTTGCCGCTGGTGCACCGGCTGGCCACCACTGGTGACGACTGGCATTTGCGGAATGGCGCCGTTGAGGCGCTGCTGGCCGGCTGGCGCGACGATCCCCGGACCTGGCCCGCGCTGCGGGAACTCGCTACCAACAGCACGGAGAACGTCGACCGGATGATGGTGGCATGGAAGCTTGGCGAGGAATGGTCATCCGACCCACGTGCGGCGGCCCTACTACACGAGCTGGCCACCACGGACGATGACGTCTACGTGCGACAGTCCGCGCTGTCCGCGGTCAAGAGCGGCTGGCCCGACGATGCTGCGACCCTTCGGCTGCTACGCGACCGCGCCACGACCGACGGCAGCGAGGAGTGTGTCAAGCCCCGGGTTTGATGGAGAGTTGGTTAGTTGGTTTTCAGGGGTGCGGTGACCGGGTGGGTCATCGCGTGTAGCGCTTCGTGTTCGGCGGGTGGGATGTGGCCGAGTTCGCCGTGGAGCCTGCGGTTGTTGTACCAGTCGGTGTACTCGACGGTGGCCATCTCCAGGTCGTCGAGGCCGCGCCAGGGGCCCTTGTTGCGGACGAGTTCGGCCTTGTAGAGGGAGTTGAACGCCTCGGCCATCGCGTTGTCGAACGAGTCGCCCTTGGAGCCGACCGAGGCGACAGTGCCGGCCTCGGCGAGTCGTTGGGTGTAGCGAATCGCTCGATATTGGACTCCCCGGTCCGAATGGTGGACCAGTTCACGCAGGTCAGCGCCCTGACTCTCACGGCGCCAGATCGCCATCTTCAGCGCGTCGAGAGCCAGATCCGTGTAGAGCGACGTGGACACCTGCCAGCCGACGATCATGCGGGAGTACACGTCGAGGACGAACGCGGCGTACACCCAGCCCACGCTGGTGCGCACGTAGGTCAGATCCGCGACCCACAGCTGGTTCGGATGTCGCGCGGTGAAGTCACGCTTGACCAGGTCACCCGGACGGCCGGTCTCGGCTGCCGGTCGGGTCGTACGCGGTGCTTTGTCGCGCAACAGCCCACGTAGCCCGGACTCGCGCATCAGCCGCTCGACCGTGCACCGGGCCACCTCGACACCCTGGCGCCGCAGCTCGTGCCAGATCTTGCG is from Micromonospora sp. WMMD1102 and encodes:
- a CDS encoding HEAT repeat domain-containing protein, translated to MEQCDAMNEVVQLAGPAPVDAALVLPWLGQLVEHDDEDVRVAAVKALAAGWAGDADVLPLVYGCVLSDPSEDIQCDAVRAVADGWSDDPRTLPWLRESATVDSNWVVRATAVEVLAERWPADPRTLPLLRRRAIHDEVMWVRSAAVKAVATAGAIHPDTLPWLCARGAEDRSSEVRSAAVLAVASGWLEDAGTLPWLRERAADEANDVRKAAIEAIGLGWAGDPRLLPWLRQVADTDPDTSVRTAALRTIADGWSTDPDSLPLVHRLATTGDDWHLRNGAVEALLAGWRDDPRTWPALRELATNSTENVDRMMVAWKLGEEWSSDPRAAALLHELATTDDDVYVRQSALSAVKSGWPDDAATLRLLRDRATTDGSEECVKPRV